In Bythopirellula goksoeyrii, a single window of DNA contains:
- a CDS encoding sodium-dependent transporter — translation MSDSKSQGGDQWGSRIGVILAVAGSAVGLGNFLRFPGQAAQNGGGAFMLPYFVSLLILGIPLCWAEWTMGRYGGTKGFNSAPGIFQTLWKNPLAKYLGSIALLIPLVIYMYYVVIEAWCLGYAFNYLTGDLMLGENSKEYSNFFDKFVGASADGALFSEGGSNLLVFLIFTFVFNFILIYRGISKGIESFCKIAMPIMVICALCVLARVLTLGSEKVSAGLGAMWNPNTDYLMQPKTWLAASGQIFFSLSVGFGVIINYASYLKKDDDIALSGLSASSMNEFFEVCLGGLITLPAAFIFLGAAATEQGTFGLGFNALPNVFAVMPGGQFFGFLWFFMLFIAAITSSLSMLQPVIAFFEEGLGLKRHASAALLGLVSAMGSGFVVYFSKGMVALDTFDFWVGTMFIFILAMCQAVIYGWIFGIDRGHEELHRGANIRVPWFVQLMLKYVTPGFLFAIFIGICITQGPDYAETLSKGGIPLLSILFILTIWIFLLLLINIAGKRWIAEGRFQTIAHED, via the coding sequence ATGAGCGATAGCAAATCACAAGGAGGTGACCAGTGGGGCTCTCGTATTGGGGTGATCTTGGCGGTAGCAGGTTCAGCGGTTGGGTTGGGAAACTTTCTGCGATTTCCCGGGCAAGCCGCCCAGAACGGTGGTGGGGCGTTTATGCTCCCCTACTTCGTTAGCCTGTTGATCCTAGGTATACCCCTCTGTTGGGCTGAGTGGACCATGGGCCGCTACGGCGGAACCAAGGGGTTCAATTCGGCACCGGGGATATTCCAAACTCTTTGGAAAAACCCGCTCGCCAAATATCTCGGCTCGATCGCCTTGCTCATCCCGCTCGTGATCTACATGTATTACGTTGTGATCGAAGCCTGGTGCCTGGGCTATGCTTTTAACTATCTCACCGGTGATCTGATGTTGGGCGAGAATTCAAAAGAGTATTCCAACTTCTTTGATAAGTTTGTAGGTGCCAGTGCAGATGGCGCACTCTTTTCTGAGGGTGGTTCCAACCTCCTTGTCTTCTTGATATTCACGTTCGTGTTCAACTTCATACTCATCTATCGTGGCATCAGCAAAGGGATCGAGAGCTTCTGCAAGATTGCCATGCCGATCATGGTCATCTGCGCATTGTGCGTCCTTGCGAGAGTCCTGACGCTCGGTAGCGAAAAAGTCTCCGCAGGTTTGGGAGCGATGTGGAATCCGAATACAGATTATCTCATGCAGCCGAAGACTTGGCTGGCAGCCTCAGGACAGATTTTCTTTAGTCTATCGGTTGGCTTCGGTGTGATCATCAACTACGCCAGCTATCTCAAGAAAGACGACGATATCGCATTGAGTGGTCTTTCTGCCAGCAGTATGAACGAGTTTTTCGAAGTCTGTCTCGGTGGGCTGATTACGCTGCCGGCGGCGTTTATCTTCTTAGGGGCTGCTGCTACAGAGCAAGGTACGTTTGGTCTTGGCTTCAATGCCTTGCCGAATGTCTTTGCGGTGATGCCCGGGGGACAGTTTTTCGGATTTCTGTGGTTCTTTATGTTGTTTATCGCTGCGATCACGAGTAGTCTCTCGATGCTTCAGCCAGTGATCGCGTTCTTCGAAGAAGGTCTGGGGCTTAAGCGACACGCCTCGGCTGCGCTGCTGGGCTTGGTCTCAGCCATGGGGAGTGGTTTCGTCGTCTACTTCTCTAAAGGAATGGTGGCCCTGGACACGTTTGACTTCTGGGTAGGCACTATGTTTATTTTCATTCTCGCTATGTGCCAAGCAGTTATCTACGGTTGGATCTTCGGAATCGATCGAGGTCACGAAGAGTTGCATCGTGGAGCAAACATCCGTGTTCCCTGGTTTGTGCAACTCATGCTCAAGTACGTCACTCCTGGTTTTCTGTTTGCCATCTTCATTGGCATCTGCATCACTCAAGGTCCCGACTATGCCGAGACGTTGAGCAAGGGGGGTATTCCCTTGCTGTCGATCCTTTTTATCCTGACGATTTGGATATTCTTACTGCTCCTAATCAACATTGCGGGAAAACGTTGGATTGCTGAAGGACGTTTTCAAACTATTGCCCATGAGGACTAA
- the dusB gene encoding tRNA dihydrouridine synthase DusB, whose amino-acid sequence MSPTLESIACRPLAAPFYIGPLLIDPPILQAPMAGFTNFAFRQIVREYGGAGLLATEMVNARGFVWLDEQEAEHPDRLWGVAEEPRPLAVQIWDNEPATLAKVGARLAGEYAVSVVDINFGCPVRQVTQKAHSGSYLLKHPERMGDIIEQVVAACAPTPVTAKIRLGCTRESINACEIAQVVEGAGAAALTVHGRTAADMFRGSADWDGIAEIKSHLHKIPLIGNGDLDSAQKVVDAFQRYGVDGVMIARASLSKPWLFAQAAAAIRGEPIPPDPTLAEEKQLMLHHYELVCERFGDERGTMLMRKFACCYAQGRHGAREFRKHVGTVVTPQEFNQVVESFFPVG is encoded by the coding sequence ATGTCCCCCACTCTCGAATCCATCGCCTGCCGCCCTCTAGCCGCGCCATTCTACATCGGTCCGCTGCTAATCGATCCGCCAATTTTGCAGGCCCCAATGGCGGGGTTTACCAATTTTGCCTTTCGGCAAATCGTCCGCGAATATGGCGGGGCGGGGTTGTTGGCGACCGAAATGGTCAACGCTCGGGGTTTTGTCTGGCTTGATGAGCAGGAAGCTGAGCATCCCGATCGCCTCTGGGGAGTCGCCGAAGAACCCCGACCGCTGGCCGTGCAGATTTGGGACAATGAACCGGCCACACTTGCCAAAGTCGGAGCACGACTTGCCGGCGAATACGCCGTGAGTGTCGTCGACATCAATTTTGGCTGCCCTGTCCGACAAGTGACGCAAAAAGCACACAGTGGATCCTACCTTCTCAAACATCCCGAGCGAATGGGCGACATCATCGAGCAAGTCGTCGCAGCCTGTGCTCCAACGCCTGTCACGGCCAAGATTCGGCTTGGTTGCACGCGCGAGTCCATCAATGCCTGCGAGATTGCCCAGGTTGTCGAGGGGGCCGGGGCTGCTGCCCTTACTGTGCATGGTCGCACTGCCGCCGACATGTTCCGTGGCTCCGCTGACTGGGATGGCATCGCGGAGATTAAATCCCATCTCCACAAAATTCCGCTGATCGGCAATGGCGATCTCGATTCGGCTCAAAAAGTGGTTGATGCGTTCCAACGCTATGGAGTTGATGGTGTAATGATCGCGCGCGCATCGCTCAGCAAACCTTGGCTCTTCGCGCAAGCTGCGGCAGCCATTCGAGGTGAGCCCATACCTCCTGATCCCACGCTTGCCGAAGAAAAGCAATTGATGCTTCACCACTATGAGTTGGTGTGTGAGCGCTTTGGCGATGAGAGAGGAACTATGCTAATGCGCAAATTCGCCTGCTGCTACGCCCAAGGCCGTCACGGTGCAAGGGAATTTCGCAAGCACGTGGGGACAGTTGTTACTCCCCAAGAATTCAACCAAGTGGTTGAGAGCTTTTTCCCGGTTGGTTAG
- a CDS encoding superantigen-like protein SSL4, which yields MSEMCLIFCLLLFGQLGDRYPISETDSVLPLDLSEEASSSPAEQPPQDSAETDSTAGLFEDSPQDTLEQNTIEGSTETDPITAVETPVVTPPSETSKPAPPATTSVPSTSTADSPDSILKSFSESVSGSQLPGTPVALTEVIASSPTRREQTQHVEAYWDLSQAVLDYNLALKETIELATLRRGIAQAGPQWEHSLNLAKSREQLALERAQVAQQRVAAILSLTSEDHAPLPSDFPFVGTYNTRFSELFPLQNSISQEQTPRIAKEYDGFLTGAAGVIENQAKEISNAREWMFTVSEQRSPNTDGKELLTAYELFAARRRLFVQTVADYNRAIVRYTELATPGTVEPQRLVAMLIRVEGTPATTVDSAVRRTSAEEQLDSSDVSRSQSRSTPENSWNALPNNAERSILVPRR from the coding sequence ATGTCCGAAATGTGCTTAATCTTTTGCCTACTATTATTCGGCCAATTGGGCGATCGATATCCTATTTCCGAGACTGATTCGGTGTTACCGCTGGACCTTTCTGAAGAAGCGAGTTCCTCGCCCGCTGAGCAGCCTCCTCAGGATTCTGCAGAAACTGATTCGACAGCAGGACTCTTTGAAGATTCCCCACAGGACACTCTCGAACAAAATACCATCGAAGGCTCCACAGAAACTGATCCAATTACTGCCGTCGAAACTCCAGTCGTTACCCCACCCAGCGAAACGTCAAAGCCTGCCCCACCTGCAACGACTAGTGTCCCAAGCACCTCAACAGCCGATTCTCCTGACTCCATCTTGAAGAGCTTCAGCGAATCCGTCTCGGGAAGCCAATTGCCTGGCACTCCAGTTGCGCTCACTGAAGTCATTGCATCGTCTCCCACCCGCCGCGAGCAGACTCAGCATGTCGAGGCTTATTGGGACCTCTCCCAGGCAGTGCTTGATTATAATTTGGCACTCAAGGAAACGATCGAACTGGCAACGCTTCGTCGTGGTATTGCGCAAGCAGGTCCTCAATGGGAGCACAGTTTAAATCTGGCAAAGTCGCGTGAACAACTTGCTCTAGAGCGAGCACAAGTTGCCCAACAGCGAGTCGCCGCGATATTGAGTCTGACAAGCGAGGATCATGCCCCCTTGCCCAGCGATTTTCCCTTCGTAGGAACTTATAACACGAGGTTTAGTGAACTGTTTCCACTTCAGAATAGCATTTCCCAGGAACAAACTCCACGTATTGCGAAAGAGTATGATGGCTTTCTCACAGGAGCTGCTGGAGTTATTGAAAACCAAGCCAAAGAGATCTCCAACGCTCGGGAATGGATGTTCACTGTCAGCGAGCAGCGAAGCCCGAATACCGATGGAAAAGAACTTCTTACAGCCTATGAGCTTTTTGCGGCACGTCGCCGGTTATTTGTGCAAACCGTGGCCGACTACAATCGTGCTATCGTTCGCTACACTGAACTTGCCACTCCCGGCACCGTCGAGCCGCAACGACTTGTAGCCATGCTCATCCGAGTTGAAGGCACGCCAGCAACCACAGTCGATTCAGCGGTTCGTCGAACAAGTGCCGAAGAGCAGTTAGATTCTTCAGATGTGAGCCGATCTCAGTCTCGCTCCACACCGGAAAACAGTTGGAACGCCCTGCCAAATAACGCCGAACGTTCGATCCTGGTCCCCCGCCGATAG
- a CDS encoding serine/threonine-protein kinase: MNPSTTILQGTRTITFNGEESRRCPSELYQRYEHLLNTQYIGWTEHLRFRRLLGTGGQGVVYLTDRRGSDGFTLPVALKVFSPERFSCQQSYDRAMERIAMVASSVAKIQHDNLLDVQNFAERSRIRVMEMEWVDGYDLDNLLTPAMLSRVQQRVNTRRWKYINDVIVTAGHVRPRLKPGVAVAIIRQCLAGLAALHREKIIHGDLKPSNIMVKRTGHPKIVDIGSALQLDNMPEQRTCTPQYAAPEMLERNEFTAQSDLASLGYVLIEILAGRPLFAGLRNLGEMLEAKWTLPQRLDSILPDDVADSELLMSICRRLTAPDTVLRFASAEDADTGPGGLAEFQRTLVMGDLASEYENELRVWLEELD, encoded by the coding sequence ATGAACCCTTCGACAACGATTCTGCAAGGAACGCGGACGATCACATTCAACGGCGAAGAGTCTCGCCGTTGTCCGAGTGAGCTGTACCAGCGGTACGAGCATTTGCTCAACACTCAGTACATCGGCTGGACGGAGCATCTGCGCTTTCGCCGCTTGCTGGGAACTGGTGGACAAGGTGTGGTCTATCTCACCGATCGACGTGGATCAGACGGATTTACTCTTCCGGTTGCCCTCAAGGTTTTTTCGCCCGAGCGATTCTCGTGTCAGCAAAGCTACGATCGGGCGATGGAACGTATTGCTATGGTCGCTAGTAGCGTAGCAAAAATCCAACACGACAACTTGCTGGATGTGCAGAACTTTGCCGAGCGTAGCCGCATTCGAGTGATGGAGATGGAATGGGTCGACGGGTACGATCTCGACAATTTACTTACCCCAGCAATGCTATCGCGAGTTCAGCAGCGAGTGAACACACGTCGTTGGAAATACATTAACGATGTCATTGTCACCGCAGGCCATGTTCGTCCGCGCCTGAAACCTGGTGTCGCTGTGGCCATTATTCGCCAATGTCTGGCAGGGCTGGCGGCATTGCATCGAGAAAAAATCATTCATGGCGACTTAAAGCCATCGAATATCATGGTGAAACGAACCGGCCATCCCAAAATCGTGGACATTGGTTCTGCTCTCCAGTTGGACAACATGCCCGAGCAGAGAACCTGCACACCGCAGTATGCCGCCCCGGAGATGCTCGAGCGCAATGAGTTCACGGCTCAATCTGATTTGGCTAGTTTGGGTTACGTGCTGATCGAGATTCTGGCCGGTCGACCGCTGTTTGCTGGACTGCGTAATCTGGGAGAAATGCTCGAAGCCAAATGGACTCTTCCTCAGCGACTCGATTCGATCCTCCCCGATGACGTAGCCGATAGCGAACTGTTGATGAGCATCTGTCGTCGGCTGACTGCCCCCGATACTGTGCTGCGCTTCGCTAGTGCCGAGGACGCCGACACTGGCCCAGGTGGCTTGGCCGAATTTCAACGTACTCTGGTTATGGGCGATCTGGCCAGCGAATACGAAAACGAACTCCGCGTCTGGCTTGAGGAACTGGATTGA
- a CDS encoding D-2-hydroxyacid dehydrogenase translates to MRIVLCYPVELRHLEQIQAVWPGAMIVDAGQERIAAELVNADIYCGHAKVPVPWNEVVAKGRLQWIQSSAAGMDHCLTPPVIESDILVSSASGVLARQVADHTLALLAGMLRDLPTYFRAKEKREFIRRPTRDLHGSTIGIVGMGGNGRILAKVLKPFETTILATDWFPENKPAEVDELLPADALDEILPRVDSLILAAPLNDYTRGMIDERRLRLMKKDAVLINMARGPLVVEGDLARVMQDDHLWGAGLDVTEIEPLPLESPLWEIPNLILTPHVGGQRASRIDDMTRLFVENSRRFQAGETLINQVDKHLGFPQAGAILFQT, encoded by the coding sequence ATGCGAATTGTCCTTTGTTATCCCGTTGAGCTACGACACCTAGAGCAGATCCAAGCAGTTTGGCCTGGAGCCATGATTGTCGATGCGGGACAGGAAAGAATTGCCGCGGAGTTGGTCAATGCCGATATTTATTGTGGTCATGCCAAAGTCCCCGTGCCATGGAACGAAGTCGTCGCCAAAGGCAGACTACAGTGGATTCAATCCTCGGCCGCGGGAATGGACCATTGCCTGACTCCTCCGGTGATAGAGTCCGACATTTTAGTCAGCAGCGCTTCGGGGGTTCTAGCAAGACAGGTTGCAGACCATACGCTTGCTTTACTTGCTGGAATGCTCCGCGATCTGCCGACATACTTCCGTGCAAAGGAAAAGCGCGAATTCATCCGCCGGCCGACACGCGATTTACATGGTTCGACGATCGGAATCGTTGGCATGGGAGGCAATGGGCGGATTCTGGCCAAAGTCCTGAAACCGTTTGAAACGACCATTCTGGCCACTGACTGGTTCCCTGAGAACAAACCTGCCGAGGTCGATGAACTGCTGCCTGCGGATGCGCTCGACGAGATACTGCCTCGTGTGGATTCCCTGATCTTGGCTGCGCCGCTCAACGACTACACTCGCGGCATGATCGACGAGCGGCGCTTGCGGCTGATGAAAAAAGACGCAGTCTTGATAAATATGGCTCGGGGGCCTTTAGTTGTCGAAGGCGACTTGGCCAGGGTGATGCAAGATGACCATCTTTGGGGAGCAGGCCTCGATGTTACCGAGATAGAACCACTTCCCTTAGAAAGCCCGCTTTGGGAGATCCCCAATCTGATTCTCACTCCCCATGTGGGAGGACAGCGTGCAAGCCGTATCGACGACATGACCCGCTTGTTCGTGGAGAACTCGCGAAGATTTCAAGCCGGCGAGACCCTCATCAACCAAGTCGATAAGCACCTCGGTTTTCCGCAAGCTGGAGCGATCCTGTTTCAGACCTAG
- a CDS encoding Gfo/Idh/MocA family protein, which yields MNLTPEEKAIGKQNFQEAVGTNRRDFLKGTILGGAAGGATLGALYFNYGAIKNDRLRVGIIGTGDEGGVLIGSLNPDYIDVVAIADIRPYSFHRAFHGDLNSDGTKAARPGLMDVYGWKTEQEAREKVKVYGEKEGETYEALLADPNVEAVIIALPLWLHNTAAIKAMRAGKHVLTEKLMGHSVAECKEMGRVSDETNKILATGHQRHYSILYDNAVDQISSGLIGELHSIRAQWNRDNLPGRDSWSPDLPSEKFVDQSGEPLTPEEFTALEKAASNAGGSKAVAALRDEYHMLREYFAWVTKRDQSKGIEAEKWAEKVEQKRNQIMDYKTDAAAFGYQDRTLSNGYQRSPMEELIRWRLWDRTGGGLMAELGSHQLDASSIFIASQREGHQKVMPLAVSGMGHRSLFPLDRDVDDHVYTMFEYPGLGYYEDGKGGEVADPNKKIVVTYSSINGNGYGGYGEVVLGTKGTLILDREKDAFLFKKSDTQTKIEVTQGDGGPAMDTYETGGGAALAEVATPKDISRGYKEEIEHWAWCIRNPDPENQVKCPPKIAMADAIIALTSNIAMRENRRIEFKPEWFEIESDETPEGDKPRKTSELV from the coding sequence ATGAATCTAACGCCCGAAGAAAAGGCAATCGGCAAACAAAATTTCCAGGAAGCAGTGGGTACAAACCGGCGTGACTTCTTGAAGGGGACCATTCTAGGCGGAGCCGCTGGAGGGGCCACCCTCGGCGCACTCTACTTCAACTACGGTGCGATCAAGAACGATCGCTTGCGAGTTGGCATCATCGGCACGGGCGACGAAGGAGGCGTGCTGATTGGTTCGCTTAACCCAGATTATATCGATGTAGTGGCGATTGCCGACATTCGCCCTTACAGTTTTCACCGCGCATTCCATGGAGATCTCAACAGCGACGGCACCAAAGCCGCCCGCCCCGGCTTGATGGATGTTTATGGTTGGAAAACGGAGCAAGAAGCTCGTGAAAAGGTCAAGGTTTATGGCGAGAAAGAAGGGGAGACCTACGAGGCACTGCTCGCCGATCCGAATGTTGAAGCTGTGATCATCGCGCTCCCTCTTTGGTTGCACAACACAGCAGCCATCAAGGCGATGCGTGCTGGCAAACATGTACTCACTGAAAAGCTGATGGGCCACAGTGTCGCTGAGTGTAAAGAGATGGGCCGAGTGTCAGACGAGACGAACAAGATTCTTGCTACCGGCCATCAACGCCACTACAGCATTCTCTATGACAATGCCGTCGATCAAATCTCCAGCGGCTTGATTGGTGAACTGCACTCCATCCGTGCCCAATGGAACCGCGACAACTTGCCGGGAAGAGACAGTTGGTCTCCTGATCTGCCCAGCGAGAAGTTTGTGGATCAATCAGGTGAGCCATTGACACCTGAAGAATTTACCGCATTGGAAAAGGCCGCAAGTAATGCAGGGGGCTCGAAGGCGGTAGCTGCCTTACGTGATGAGTACCACATGCTGAGAGAATATTTCGCATGGGTGACGAAACGCGATCAGAGCAAGGGTATCGAAGCAGAAAAGTGGGCGGAGAAAGTCGAACAAAAGCGTAATCAAATCATGGATTACAAGACGGATGCTGCTGCGTTTGGCTACCAAGACAGAACCTTATCCAATGGCTATCAGCGGTCTCCCATGGAGGAACTGATCCGCTGGAGATTGTGGGATCGCACCGGCGGCGGACTCATGGCCGAATTGGGTAGTCATCAACTTGATGCTTCGAGCATATTCATTGCCTCCCAGCGAGAAGGACATCAAAAAGTCATGCCGTTGGCAGTAAGTGGCATGGGGCATCGCTCGCTCTTCCCGCTTGACCGCGATGTGGACGATCACGTTTACACGATGTTTGAGTACCCGGGCCTTGGTTACTACGAGGACGGCAAGGGTGGTGAGGTTGCCGATCCCAACAAGAAGATCGTGGTCACCTACTCCTCGATCAATGGAAACGGCTATGGCGGATACGGCGAAGTGGTGCTCGGCACGAAAGGAACACTCATCCTCGACCGTGAGAAGGATGCATTTCTGTTCAAGAAGTCCGACACGCAAACTAAGATCGAAGTCACCCAGGGGGATGGCGGCCCTGCCATGGATACCTACGAAACCGGTGGTGGTGCCGCTCTCGCTGAGGTTGCCACACCAAAAGACATTAGCCGCGGTTACAAGGAAGAGATTGAGCACTGGGCCTGGTGCATTCGTAATCCAGATCCTGAGAACCAAGTGAAGTGTCCTCCCAAGATTGCCATGGCCGACGCCATCATCGCCCTCACCTCCAATATAGCGATGCGGGAAAATCGCCGTATTGAGTTTAAACCGGAGTGGTTTGAAATCGAAAGCGATGAAACGCCCGAAGGAGACAAGCCACGGAAGACGAGTGAGTTGGTTTAG
- a CDS encoding type II toxin-antitoxin system RelE/ParE family toxin: MKLPIRLRSAAEKDVSHCALFLNSRNPPAAIKFLDAFDATLLILQRTPEIGGSCRFANPLLEGIRVWSVASFKNYLIYYRILSEEIEIVRVLHAARDLESIFGGKDS, translated from the coding sequence ATGAAGTTACCGATACGTCTGCGAAGTGCCGCAGAAAAAGACGTATCCCATTGCGCGCTTTTCTTGAACAGCAGGAACCCTCCAGCAGCGATCAAGTTTCTTGATGCGTTTGACGCCACGCTACTAATCTTACAGAGAACTCCAGAAATAGGAGGCTCTTGCAGGTTTGCTAACCCGCTTCTCGAAGGAATCCGCGTTTGGTCTGTAGCGAGTTTCAAAAACTATCTGATCTATTACCGCATCCTATCGGAAGAAATTGAAATAGTTCGCGTACTCCACGCAGCCAGGGATTTAGAGAGTATTTTTGGAGGTAAGGATTCTTAA
- a CDS encoding ribbon-helix-helix domain-containing protein — MSEFQINLPDAIGEYVGAQIAAGRFASPDQYVQALVAADQQHQKITREISDDPHVASLLEEGLASEPGRHWSPEVLAELKQKVTVQTMGKNP, encoded by the coding sequence ATGTCAGAATTTCAGATCAACTTGCCGGATGCGATTGGGGAATATGTCGGTGCCCAAATTGCAGCAGGCCGTTTCGCGTCACCCGATCAATACGTGCAAGCACTGGTCGCTGCCGACCAACAACACCAAAAAATTACTCGAGAAATTAGCGATGATCCCCACGTAGCCTCACTTCTCGAAGAAGGCTTGGCGAGTGAACCCGGGCGTCACTGGTCACCAGAGGTTCTTGCTGAACTTAAACAGAAGGTCACTGTCCAGACGATGGGCAAGAATCCATGA
- a CDS encoding dioxygenase family protein, giving the protein MKLFHATPSRRQFFKGANATAAGLVLPSFWNVRGAFAEALTLTPRQTEGPFYPDQLPLDTDNDLFIINDGITPAIGEITHLSGRILDSSGKPLRNALVEIWQVDGKGVYLHTADRHAQRDANFQGFGRFLTGSTGEYYFRTVRPVPYPGRTPHIHFKIKLPSENELTTQCYIKGHPQNDRDGVLRGIREPQLRDSLMVDFVPIKDSQLGELAAKFDIVLGVTPGDG; this is encoded by the coding sequence ATGAAACTTTTTCACGCAACTCCTTCGCGGCGACAGTTTTTTAAGGGTGCAAACGCCACAGCAGCCGGGTTGGTGCTTCCCTCGTTCTGGAACGTGCGCGGAGCGTTTGCCGAGGCACTCACACTCACCCCGCGGCAAACCGAAGGGCCGTTTTATCCCGACCAACTGCCGCTCGACACCGACAACGACCTGTTCATTATCAACGACGGCATTACTCCCGCCATTGGAGAGATTACGCATCTCTCGGGAAGAATTCTCGATTCTTCCGGCAAGCCGCTGCGAAATGCATTGGTGGAAATCTGGCAGGTTGATGGAAAGGGAGTCTACCTCCACACGGCTGATCGACATGCCCAGCGGGATGCCAATTTTCAGGGATTCGGCCGCTTTCTTACGGGTTCGACAGGGGAGTATTATTTCCGCACCGTGCGGCCGGTTCCTTACCCAGGCAGGACGCCTCATATCCACTTCAAGATCAAGCTGCCGAGTGAGAACGAATTGACTACACAATGCTACATCAAGGGCCATCCGCAGAACGACCGCGATGGCGTGCTGCGTGGAATCCGTGAGCCTCAGCTGCGCGATTCGTTGATGGTGGACTTTGTGCCGATCAAAGATTCGCAGCTTGGCGAGTTGGCTGCTAAGTTTGATATTGTGCTGGGTGTAACACCGGGGGATGGGTAA